The DNA window TCACCCGCCGACGTGTCACGGCGCCGGGCCCCGTGTTGCCGTACTCCCCGTAGTAGAGCGTGGCGAGCCCGAACTGGCCCGACCACTCGAGCCACCCCGCCGGCGCGATCGAACGGTCCAGGGCCGTATCCATCACGACCGTCCGCGAGTACCTCCGCCACGGACGGCCCAGATacaccggcgcgccgccgaggtccggcgcggcggcgatccgGCACCGGTGGATGGAGATGCCGGTGTTCTGGTTCGGGTCGGACCGGCCCTGGGCCGTGACCGTGTCCTGCTGGCCCGGGCCGGGCCGCCGGGCCCGGATGTCGCAGCCCTggatcaccgccgccgcgttgcCGAAGATGAAGTCCACCGTGCCGGAGATGTCGTCGGCGGCGTAGAACTGCCGGTTGGAGTGCACGTAGAGCGTGTCCTGGTACGCCTCGATGCCGCACCGGTACACGACGGAgaggtcgccgccgacgcgcagCGCCACCGCCTGGCCCTTCCCCGGCCCGGCGCTATTCACGATCGTCAGGTCCTTGGCTATGAAGCCCGATCCCATTGCAGCTGTATGCATAGAGCATAACCCCCATAGAAAGTTCacaattttagacatatagCCCTGAAAGTTCCTGATTCACTTTAATAGTATCCGAGTTTAAGAAAGTGAGAAGGTGGAGGATAAGTTCATTGGAGTTTTACAAAGTGAAGATCATTCTAGTTAGGGGTGGACATTCGGTTAGTTTGGCTATAGAGAAAATTTGGTTATCAGACAATCAACACCGAAATTAGTTTAAGAAAAGTCATGTCCGAgcaattttgttttggttttagtCGTAACCGAAATTTGACAAGTTGAggttacaacaaaaaataatagaaattaaaaaaaaataacaataccTCTCTTTTTTATGTCCTTTTTTAATTGTTCAATAACACAAGATGACACCAAATCACAAGTATATTTCTAACCATAACATTTTAGTTGCATGATTTGATGGGCTTTGTGGGCTATTGGATTTTGTTGTACTGTTGTTTATGTTAGGTTGGCTATTTCTTTTAACCGATAGCTACAACCAAATTAattgaaattattttggtttGTTCTAACTTGTGACCTAACTAGTGACCGAAAAATTCAGTTTTGGTTAGTTcggttctttctttttttctgtccACCCCCTAATTCTAGACTTTTAGTGGTATATTGGTATGTGTAGGATTGAGAAATATGAAGTTTTCCTAGGATAGTAGGATGGCTAGTAAGTTTTGAAATctacaatataattatagcATAAAAAGACTTTAATTGCTCTTTTAGAAAATGTGgtgtcataaatataaatattgttaaGATGTGCTTGGTTCCACCCTTTACCAACTTCTACTCCCCTATTTTCAATGTGTACGCTTTCTGGTGAAAAACAATGtgcaatttgtaaaaaaaagatctataagttgttttaaacatcatattaatatattttttatgtttttataccTAATACTCTATTCATTCCAAAATTTAAGTATTTGGAGGATTTAcatattgtaaaaaatataaatatttttgcatcTCGTATAGTATTACTTATCATATCAATAAATTCTCACCTATTTTACATCCACCTACACCCACCCCATCAACCactcatttattaaaggatataatagtctttttttcaaccttaatcgTTACTAAATAACCCACAAATATAGTACTTAACTGATCATCGGCCAATAAGTCATCCCGTTTTACATGAGAAGTTCCCAAGTCCCATCCCCTCCCCGAATGCACCCTTAGTCTAAAGTTCTAACATGTGTATTATATGATGCGCACTAccataataattaattcttcCTTTTTACAGACACCCGTACTATTtatgttcaaaattttgaccactcgtctttttcaaaagttttatacatatttaaaaagacaTCATATTATCAAAGTCCTTTAcatgttaaaaatatctatacaTACGAGTTGTATTCATCAAGACATCgtaatttaaaagtttctattgaaaaagtaaaaaaggcTTACCAAATATGTCAATTAAAACATGCTTTGTAATTACTACATTACTAAATGAATTTCATCAACTACAAGGGAAACGTTTCTACTTGTGGAATGTACTTACAATGGAAGTCCAGCGTTACAGCACTACACcgggaaaaacaaaaggaagaaaagaaaaaggcaatGACAAGTGCAACATCCCTATCGCGAGCATTTATACCCTGATTTTTTTCGCTTaagtttatgcttataagccaaaatttaaattttaaaacttacattgagagttaattttaagatttttttcaccgaagtttattttcggTTTGTCTTTTAGAcctctaaaaatacatatataaaagttttagtcaccacttttttatttacaaatatactatttgatacttttatgaaaaaaaattggctaaGATTAAGGGTACCGACCGACGAGATGAGATGGCGATAATTAAAGGCTATAAAGCGTGCGCATCTAACGACCAGATCGAACTCTTAACTGTCCTTTGCAGCGTCTCTGCATGGAAGATATCTGGAAACCACGTTGCCACGTTGGTAGGGACGTATGCTCTCCGGCCATGTCCATGGCGCGTCGTGTCAGCGTGTGTTGTCTACGTGATCGAGTGGGAGATGAACACAAGTGTACGCACCGACGGTGGCGGAAGCGTAGGTGGTgtagccgccggcgacgctcTTGTGGCCGGAGATGACCGTCTTCCCCTTCCCGTCGCCGAGGAGCATCACGTTCTTCTGCTTGCTCGAGATGCTCACGCTCTCCTCGTACCGCCCGGCCTTCACGTAGATCACCTTTCGACCTCCTCCGGTCGCCGCGGGGTGCACCGGCGCGGTCACGGCGGCGATCGCGTCGCTGATGCTCGTGTGCGTCCCGCTGCCGTCCAGGGCTACCACGGCGTCCGGCGTGATGGTGCTCGGCGGGGATGACAGGAGGTGGCGGTCGTGTTTGGAGACCCAGGATGGGAAGGAGGAAAGGtttggcggcgccggcgccggcgccggcgaggagggtgGTGGCAGGATCGCGCTCCCGTTCTTGAGCTTGGCGTGGAGAGCCAGCGCCGTGCCGATGAACTGCTCGAGCGCgccgacgcgcgcgcgcacggcgtcgcgcgccgcgcggtccggcacggcggcgaggctgtCGCCGCACGTGCCCTGGTTCGTCAGCGCCGCGCTGAGCCACGTCGtcacgccggcggcgtccccggcgccggcgagagcgTCGCGGAGCTGGTCGAGGCTGATGTCGAGCAGCTCGGCGCAGTCGTCCATGCCACTCGGCGGCACGcgtcgcgggcgcggcgacgacgacgagagaTAACGCGCCAGCGCGCGCGCCGACTCGGCCCGGGTCATGGCGAACTGTACGGACGCCGCGAACGGGTCCTTGGCTgcaccccgcgccgccgccgacgagagcGCCGTCTCGCACGCGCGCGGGTACGGCGTCGCCATGCAGATGGCCGTGACGTTCacgcccggcgccgccgtcgcggcggccgccgaggcAGCAATCCTCGAGACAACGGCCACATTGTCCTTCGCCGGCGTGTCGCCATTGTTGGCAGTGACAAAAACCACCGGCGTCGCTAGAGCTAGCACCATTCCAATGGCATTGCACCATGCAACGGAGGCCACCCTCCTCCTGCCATGCGTTTTCATGTCCTTAGCTTGATGCGTGTGTAGATGATGCATGGGTGCAATGTACAAGCACATCACCAAGGGTTTTATAGGTATCAGCACCGTGACCTTGGTACCCTGCTAGTGATGTCAATAATGCATTGGAACTTTTGTGAACGAGCTTCGCTCCGTCCTTCTTTTTTACCGCGAGGTAATAATACTACGAGGTGCTGAAATTCTCACCCGTGCTACCCACCCCACGATCAAGCTAGTACTAAAATCCTAATTGTTTATGATGATAGATCGAACGGTCAGGATTgcatggtacctcgaggtactaacTTGGTCGTGGGGTGGATAGTACGAGTGAAGATATTAATACCTCACGGTACTAGTATCTCGCGGTATAATCAAACTTatgcttttaaaaataaagtactagtactagttaAGTACCTAAGTTTCTGGTGCAAAACatgattaaaatttgatcaaacaatatatgtaaaaaaatcacaagcttgataaaaaaaatcactgatAATTAGTCATGTCTCTTCAGGGATAAGGTGTGTGCTAATCCTCATCACGTTGATAGAACACTGCATGGTTGGGTTGTGGGCAATGCAATTGCAAGATCAGCTTTGCAAGGAGGCATCTGGCAATGCAGAGCACATGGAGAGTTGGAGATACAAGCATGGAGCAAAGGAAAGAATGGTCCTGGACTCCTGGCTAATGGATAAAGGAGTAAATGTTCTCACAGAAACGGTACACGCTAACGAGGGAAAAAAGTGAAAGGTTAataagggagaaaaaaaaagcagataAAGATTTGTTTCTGTCCTCTTGTCCTTACTGACATTCTGCTCGTGGGAGCTTTTTGTTCAGTTAGTGTATGATAGTCTGAAGATCTGGTTTAGCACATGGtcctaatttttttgatgCGTTATGAGCTCTAATCAGATGACTTGATTGACTGATCTTGATGTGTGATCTTGGTCCTAATCTGATGAACATTTGTCCAACCATGTTTCTGCATTTTACAGGAACATTTGTCAACATCGCCTACGGCTAAACAGAAGAGATGCCCAGATAGAGTCCTAGAGGTAACAACCTCATCATGGTTGTTTACCTTTGTTTCTGATTAGAAATAAAGATCACCACGAGCTGAAGTGCATTCAGAAACAAGATACCAGTGCTCATAGCACTGATGCTTACCACAGAATCTATGATGATTTGTGCGAACTTCTGCCAAGGATGCTGTCTGCATCGTTGCTTTTTCCTACAAATGCTTTGAACAGTCACTGGCATAGAGCTCATTTGGGGTATGCTGAGCCTAGGCATAAAGGACAGCTCAACTCCCTCCCATTTATCATAGCCAGGGCAGGTAGAGGTGGTATCAGGTTCAGATTGTTTTCCAGCACTACGTTGTACTCTCCATCTGATAAACCAGCACAGAGCATAGGTTCTTCTATCTCTAACCATGTTCAGATTGGCACCAAACCATAGGCACTGCAATGTGGTTGTATGGAAATATTGCAAACAATTTAACCTGTACGTCGTGCTAGTTAATTAGCCAATAATAGCTCTCTGAGCATTTGAGTTACAAACAGTTAACTGTCTACAGGTTACAAAAATCTAAATCCTATTGCGGGATCATATACTGTCCTagagtaaaattttagtgaacAGGATTTTCATCCCTAGCACATGATCTCCATTCTAATACAGTTAATCTTTGATTTCctgcttaaaaaaaactgatataCAACTCTCCAGATTTCGTCTCAAGTGGCACACAACCAAAGTCCGATGGTTGTCAGAGTGCAGTCTGCTATCTTAATCCCTTGGAGCTGTTGCTTAGGCCAGCACTTCAATGACCTTAGTTGTTGCGAAGCAATTGCTCCATCAAATGCCAAAGCCTTTTTCGTCTTGCACTTGAGCACCCGAGGATGCCTGCACGGTTAgcaaatatcaattttcaaatgcAAACAACCAGGCAGCTATTGACCGACAATGACGATACAAgtattttatagattatactcatatttataattataaatatatggctATTTTCTACTGGACATAACAGAGGATACCTTATAACAGTTCACTTGAGAAGCTTACTTGTAAAGTGAAAGTCTCACTGTCCCAAAGATAGACCCTAAAGTGTGTTGATGCAGGAGATTCAAATCTATCTCCTACTCTGCCCTTTTCATTAGTTTTGCAGCAAATATTTTGCTTGCTGTGTTACGCAAACATTCCTAACAACTTCATCATCCTTGTATTATCTAATTCCATGCTATAGCGCCTCTGCTTCAAGCCTATTAGAGTAGCTGGAAACACTTGGAATATCTAGTAGATATTGCAACAAAGGTTTTGCTTACTGTGTTACTCAAACATTCCTGATTACAACTTCATTATCCTTTCATTATCTACTTCTTTGCTAGAGTAGCTGGAAACACTTGGAACATATTGTAGCTATTGATGCTGGGCAGAATATAGTAGATTAAATGTCTGTTCCTCATTGTTAATCAGGCATGAAGAATACTCCAGTTTCAGTAAGTACACTTTATTCCCTTGTCATCTATTTGAGTTATCAGTCAGGGTCATGATAGATAGTGTTTGACATGTAAAAATAGACATTTGAAACTCACTTGTGTAGATGATGTTGTCAGGAGCACATCATGAAAGACTTTTGAGATTATAGTCCACCAAATCTGGAACAAAATCGGACAATTTCTGTTATCTTGTGAATGCTCACAAACTGTTAAAATGCTACAGCTTTTACAGAGGAAAACAGGATAAAGAAATTACACTCACTATAGCATGACTGTTCGTCTATATAGCACCTCATCTTCGCTTTCCTCGTTATCATCATCTGATACTAACTGGCTGCCTGGCATCTGAAGCTTTCCACCCATTGTAAAGGAAGGTCCTGGTGCATCGCCCTCAATAAAATCCCCTCTCATCCTTTCCTCAAACCTCTGATCACTGCAGTTCAGAAACCAATCCAAGCTGCATCTAATCCCCTTAGATGCAACTCTCATGTACCGTGGCTTGATCCTTGACTCCAAACTGTAAGTAAAATACTCCGGGTATTCTAACAGTTCGCTTATTGGACGCTTCATTTCGCTCTTGAAGAAGTAAAGACTGTTCTTCATGAGCTCAATTCGAAGCAACAAAATCTGAGGGCACCGAACCACCATCCGTGCAACATCCTCATTACTAATCGCTCGCCCATGGAGAAACTCCACTGGCTTCAGTATGATATTCTGATGCAAACTTACAAGTTGCGGCAATTTCTCAATAGCGCTGGCAAACCCATCAGGATCAATTTGGAGCTTCAAGTTGAAGAAGTACTGCTGGGCCGCCAACTTCGCTTTCAGTGGCAGTCCAAGAATGGGTGGATACTGTGCAATTACCAGCGGCAACATCTCCTTTCGAATGCCAAAGCTGAGCAATGCCTCCACATTCGGTTTGACCGTCTCCTCAAGATCATAGCCAAGAATGTATGGCCGCTTCTCGAGAATCCTCGCGAGGATACGCATTGGCAGCCCAAGAGAAGTGATGTAGTCGCACAAAGGCTTGATGGTAGTGCCGACGCGCATGCCGAGGAAGAAAGGGAAGTGCGTCACCATGGGGCCGATGTCGCGCGGCGCCACGCCAACGATGCCGACGAGGTACGCGACGGAGGTGCTGATGGTGCCATCCGGCTTGAGGCCGAGGATATCAGGGTATCGATCGAGGACGCGGGGGATGTCCTGGCGGTCGACGTCGAGGCCGCGGAGGGACTTGACGACGGGCGcgaggtcgacggcgacggaggcgtGAAGGCACGCGGGGTAGGCGCGGACgaaggcggcgaggcgcgcgcgcgtgacGCCGAGCTTCTCGAGGTAGGAGAGGACGGGGATGACGTTCTTGCGGAGGGAgcaggcgaggaggagcgggtAGGCGGAGAGGTCGTCGGTGgagaggccgaggcggaggaggaagtcGAGCCGCTCCTGGAGCACctcgagggaggaggggagctcGACGGCCTCGAGCTCGCCCGCCGGGTCGGACACGCCGGCGGAGCGGAGGAAGTCGAGCGCGAGCACGCGGGAGACGAGCCGCTCCTTGCGCCCCTGGATCACGCCCCACGTCACCGACGGCATCTCgtactccggcggcggcgcggcaggcTTCGACGAGAGCGGcgcgagggggaggaggaggaggaggggacgcCCATCGCCCGCGGCAGGGCCGAGTCTCCGCAGCGCGCGGACGAGCGGGAACATGGCTGCGGCCGCcggagagcacggcggcggcggcggcggcggcgaggaggctggAGAGTGGTGTGGGGTTTGCGGCTTCGGTCGGTGCGGTGatttctacaaaatttgaCCCAAATTATGAATTAAAGTGCATAAATACGAGCCCGCTATCACAGGGCCTTTTTGTGCAGGCCTTGCTGATGGGCCTTTCACTCTTGTGCTTGTTGATGCAATTTTGCACTAGTAAGCACTGCATCTTCCTGCCGAGCAGAGTAGCAGCAATTCAGTAAACTTCGCTGTAACTTTGGCCTGTTCGTGTATGTTAAATTCTGAGAATCAGCAGAAATAGCTGATTAGAAGTCAGTTTCTTATGTGTTGTTCACTTGTTCGGAGAGATTTCGACTTCTAAAGATTAAGTTGCAGCTATCAGAAACACTCTGAATAGACATTTTAGTACGGATGGGCGAAAGGCATTTCCATGGGCGCGTGACTGGCTTTAGCTTAACTGAACTTTTTATCTCTTAAATTATGATGCTCTATATCTATCGGTGTACATAGTTGTTGGTGGGACACCCGGATTTTAGGATCACTTATAATCAAATCCGAATAGACTACGTATACGACGGCTAAACTTGTCAACAAAGCAAAAGTCTAACTATCACTACATGGAATACATGAGTACCGACCTAAACTTTAGCCTTGAGAGGCGTTTCAGGAGGCATTCGTTAATTCTTTGGGATGATAAGCTCTACATTTATGTGTGATCTCGAGCGAATTTGGCACGGAAGAAATTTATGCTTcgattattatatatatatatatatatatatatatatatatatgataaataaCATATGATACCGTAAGCCTGTGTGGTTATCTtgttagggtgtgtttggttcgtgggcGAAGTTAGATAGGGTGGCTCAGGAGAGGAGTATTCTATTAAGATGTTGGGTAGGTGTATCCGACTAAATTGGTTGGATGAGATCATCCACCTTCACTAACGGTgttcattagtgattgtttagtgataattagcgtgttttgttattaattagtaattaacaagtttaaattagtgttaattagtgatgatagatatattttattgttaatttgtactaattaggataatatttatgttgcttaattaataatattatttattagtaattaaatatagtcATCCCATCCatttaaccaaacaaaacattggatcgttccatccaaccaaacataaatccGAATCACCATATCCCTAAAATTATAGATGACTAtatcccatcccatcccagCTTACCGTGTTTCAAGCCTTCAATTCGCTAGCTGCGTACGCGATGTGACGTGCGTGATCGCCTCACCGGTCGCTGCTCCTCCATGCCTAGCCACAGCTAGCCTCACCGCTTCCATTGTAAGCTGCTGACAGGGATGAttgattaacatttttttcagaatgatatatttataactaaaatacattataaattatatatatacgtgttcttagcgatctaaaagattataataaaaaaattctaaaatcatgttgtaattttgaaaataaatgaagCGTTTACATTGATTGCGCGTGACGTGGTTCTGCCCGATCTAGATGGAGTACGTACGTGCCCATCTGTAGTGGAGGTGGAGCCAATCACGGCCGGCCCTCGTCTTTTCGTACTCCTTGCGAACCCAACACGCAACACATTGCTTTCATTAGACGTACAGTACTCCTGCATTCTGTGCAAAAACGTGATTAATTTGGTATCTGTTTGATTAGTTAACGTcaaataatgtatatatttcacGATATGATCGTCTTAGCTGGCCATGTTTATCCCCTAATTAATGTCATCTCCACGTCGGCGAGAAGTGAGCTGAGGGCCAGCTAATTATTAACCTTTTTATGTTTCGAAGACCTCCAAAGACTGAGCTACGGAAGCACGAAAACTGAGCGTGTGTAACtccaaaaaatgacaaaaatgtGCACGTCATTTTGTGGGTGACCTGTGCCACAGTCTATCGAGTACACACCGTATTGAGATGCCCTGACTAGTAACGTGGTCGCTAATGTGTACTCCATAGACCCCACCGCTTACGAGTCCACGTAACAGTGACGACGCAACTAAAAAGTTAATGCCAGACAATCCACGTTTGTACTATACGGTGTTGATtatacaacatatttgtaataaaataatttataaatggagctttttttatatattcttaacgctctaaaatctaaaactgaaaaataaatttaaaatttaattttaatatataaccTTAAACAAAAGAGATTATGAGACTGTAGTGACGAATCCAACATGATATAAGGGGgactaaataaaatagatagagTTTGAGCCCCTCTATTttcatagttttttaaaaaaatttaggatgGATTTTATGTAGACTCATAGACCTAGCGGGGATACTAATTATTCTCAGcaatataattgttttatgtTCTGAAGACTGCCAAATTCTGAcgcatatacatacatacatacatacatacatacatacatacatacatacatacatacatacatacatatatatatatatatatataagctataaaaaagcacaaaaatagaGCATGCGAAAACTCCAAAAATATGCAAATCATTTCATAGGTGACATGCAATATGCCTTCTTCTTCTCAGTCTCCCTATTCATCATCTCCTTTTGTGCTTTAGGTGAGACTTGAAAGGGATTAGAAGAGAGATGTGCTTCTATTTTTAGAGTTGGACATAGGTTTTAAGAAATGGGTGAagttaaataaagaaaaaaatattattggttAAGAAAATATGTCAAGAATATAAACATGAGATGATTGTGATCGGTAGACATGAGAGAGTAGCTagagaaatattttgaaacaaaatataaatgctAAACAAGGCTACATTTTGTGACAGATGCTATATTTTGGGTGGATGGAAGCCGATGTTGCTTTGTGGTTGTTTTTGCACTACTAACGAATGCTCGTGTTTTGttacaaataaaagatattGTAATATTGTTgatgctgaaaataaaaacccGGCGTTAACAAATATTgctcaaataaattaaagatatttttaatgaaatgtgtcacccatatttttttagagatattaaccttgattttttatctagctaccaatttaaattttactattaaCATTGAGAAGTCTAAACTgtaatttacaaaaaaaatataacaggATTAGGTGATGTGCAGATTTCCCTACCGATATTTTGAACTCGTTTCCCATGATCTACATGAAAACACCGACCACGACGGACAAATGGGCACAACTTGACACTGTAACACGCAGCACTATCGATCGTGACAATACTGTCTGTACATGTACCTTCTATTTAAGACAATGAAAaccaccaaaatttaaatattccaAATTTGCTCACACCAAACAATCAAACATATGCTCCACCACATCAGTGGGAGTCTGGGAGAGTCACAACTAGGAGAGATAATGGGTTCAAATTGTGTgtctataaaaattatgacTTTTTTAAGGTGCACCAAGTTAATATGAGCCATCCATTGTGCATAGATCAAAGGGGTGATAATACTCTTACCTCATGAGGTAAGAGTCATTTATtgtcatttaaatttaaatatgatcaTAAATTGCATTGTAACAAGGAAAGATGATATTTTCTTGCTTAAATACTACTAATTCAAAATTATACAATAATTATactagtaaaattaaaaatatgcaatacTCTCAATATCTTTATACcttcaatttataaactatgTTCAGAATAACTAGGATGCATATATGAACAAataattttcacttttttatttttttttgttttaacagAACCTAGTATCCAAATTCAGTCATATCTATTTGGCTTCAAATAAGAAAAGTAgttgtaataaattttatgttaagtTTGAATCCTTTGGAGAATCAATTGGAGCTTGCACAATTTTTTAGcagtatttataaatgaaaatttcaaTTTGACTGACATGTTGgtctaccaaaattttgccTAATATTTTCGTATGGAATTAATGTGCTTggtgttattattattttgcagtaagcatgcatgcaagattAGCAAGGAAAGATGATTATTGTAATAGTACTTTACTTATTTGGGCATGCTAAATTAATGAGGTGTTGGATCTTTTATATTGATTAAAATAAAAGGGCAAAATTCAATGGTTAAGATTAATCGAGAGCTCTTAGTAAGATGGAACACTGTAAAACCGctctaaaatttaagaattaaGTCTAAAATAGGATGATCTAAAATTTCATAGTTATTTAATTCAAGTGGCGttatgaaaaaactcaaaaacatTGGTCCATTATCTCACACCCAGTGAACTAGGTAGAGGCAAGAGAAAATCAATACACATAACTAGATATGGTActgtttttgcttttagaaaaCAACGGTTACTAGCCAATTGACCATGCAATACTACCcatacatgatttttttttccaattcgCATATATTTGAACTGAATCatcatgaaattattttttacaagcCAGATGCACACACCGCACTCACGCTCACACACCATCTGATCAAGCAAATAGTTTTAAATGTTGTAGTACTCCTTCCGTcttcaaatttagatataagATGTTGTCTAACCATTCAtcgtaattaaaaaaatcagcacaaatatgaaaaatacagaTAAACTTTAAAGCATCTTTAACAAGGAAATAAGTCAccgtaaaaataaataatactagtACCCTCCttctatatcatattaaaagtCTCTTTGggtttattttatgtttataaaatatatgctaaCATCACAACACCAAACTAGTTTAACTAATTCTACAATTAAATGTATTCTTAGGTATACTTACTTTTTTgtctaaaatattattaa is part of the Oryza brachyantha chromosome 2, ObraRS2, whole genome shotgun sequence genome and encodes:
- the LOC102700031 gene encoding pectinesterase-like; the protein is MCLYIAPMHHLHTHQAKDMKTHGRRRVASVAWCNAIGMVLALATPVVFVTANNGDTPAKDNVAVVSRIAASAAAATAAPGVNVTAICMATPYPRACETALSSAAARGAAKDPFAASVQFAMTRAESARALARYLSSSSPRPRRVPPSGMDDCAELLDISLDQLRDALAGAGDAAGVTTWLSAALTNQGTCGDSLAAVPDRAARDAVRARVGALEQFIGTALALHAKLKNGSAILPPPSSPAPAPAPPNLSSFPSWVSKHDRHLLSSPPSTITPDAVVALDGSGTHTSISDAIAAVTAPVHPAATGGGRKVIYVKAGRYEESVSISSKQKNVMLLGDGKGKTVISGHKSVAGGYTTYASATVAAMGSGFIAKDLTIVNSAGPGKGQAVALRVGGDLSVVYRCGIEAYQDTLYVHSNRQFYAADDISGTVDFIFGNAAAVIQGCDIRARRPGPGQQDTVTAQGRSDPNQNTGISIHRCRIAAAPDLGGAPVYLGRPWRRYSRTVVMDTALDRSIAPAGWLEWSGQFGLATLYYGEYGNTGPGAVTRRRVTWGGVHSRMSTSDATRFTVANFIVGDAWLPGTGVAYTSGL
- the LOC102714617 gene encoding transcription termination factor MTERF4, chloroplastic; translation: MFPLVRALRRLGPAAGDGRPLLLLLPLAPLSSKPAAPPPEYEMPSVTWGVIQGRKERLVSRVLALDFLRSAGVSDPAGELEAVELPSSLEVLQERLDFLLRLGLSTDDLSAYPLLLACSLRKNVIPVLSYLEKLGVTRARLAAFVRAYPACLHASVAVDLAPVVKSLRGLDVDRQDIPRVLDRYPDILGLKPDGTISTSVAYLVGIVGVAPRDIGPMVTHFPFFLGMRVGTTIKPLCDYITSLGLPMRILARILEKRPYILGYDLEETVKPNVEALLSFGIRKEMLPLVIAQYPPILGLPLKAKLAAQQYFFNLKLQIDPDGFASAIEKLPQLVSLHQNIILKPVEFLHGRAISNEDVARMVVRCPQILLLRIELMKNSLYFFKSEMKRPISELLEYPEYFTYSLESRIKPRYMRVASKGIRCSLDWFLNCSDQRFEERMRGDFIEGDAPGPSFTMGGKLQMPGSQLVSDDDNEESEDEVLYRRTVML